From the Thermosynechococcus sp. genome, the window TCCCGCTGCATGTTGGGGTTGGTGGGCGATTTTGATGCCTCGGAAATGGGCGATCGCCTGCAGGCCATTTTTGGCCCATGGCAGGATCCGCCGCACTTACCACCACTTCCTCCCTTGCCACCAGTGACGGCCGATACCTCCCCAGCAACGGTGGTGATTCATCGCCCCCATCTCTCCCAAAGCTACATCTATACCGGCCAATTGGGGGGAACCCTCAAAGATCCAGATGTGTTTACCCTCTATGTCCTCAATGGCGTTCTCAATGGCTTTGGCGGGCGTCTTTTCAACGAGGTGCGATCGCGCCAAGGGTTGGCCTATAGTGTCTATGCCGCTTGGAGTCCGGAATCTGACTATCCGGGGGTGTTTTATGGTGTCGGCCAAACCCAAACAGCGACCACAGCCAAGTTTCTCAGCGCCCTCCGCCAGGAAATTGAGCGATTGCAACAGGAACCTGTGGGCTCAGCAGAACTGAATTATGCCAAGGACAGCATTCTCAACTCCTTTGTTTTTAATTTTCGCGATCGCCTGCAAATTCTGAATCGCCTCCTGCGCTACGAATACTATGACTTGCCGAAGGATTTTATTTTCCGCTATCAGCAAGCGGTCAAAGCAGCAACCGCCGCGGATCTGCAGCGGGTGGCACAAACCCACTTAAAGCCAGACCAGTGGCGCACCTTGATTGTGGGCGATCGCGTCCCCTGCCCAACGGCTGATTGCCAATACCGCTCCCACCCATAATTGTCATCCCCTTTGGGGAATTGGGCGTGTCACCGACAACCTCTGGATTAAGACCTGGATTAAGACAAATTGGTCATAGGGATGCAGCGTGCTGGCGATACCAAGCAATGGTGCGTTCTAAGCCCTCTTTCAGGGAAATGCGGGCGAAAAACCCAAAGGCCTTTTTAGCTTTGCTCGTGTCAAGGCAGCGGCGGGGCTGACCATTGGGTTTATCGGTTTGCCATTCAATTTCACCGTGAAAGTCCATCAGGTCGGAGATGAGAGCCACCAGCTCCCTAATGGTGATCTCCTCCCCGGTGCCGAGGTTAACAGGATCGGGATCACTATAGGCCTGGGTAGCCATGACAATGCCGCGGGCAGCATCTTCCACATAAAGGAATTCCCGGCTAGGAGTGCCATCGCCCCATACGGCAATCCGAGCATCCCCCTGTTGCTGGGCAGTATGCACTTTGCGAATCAAGGCGGGAATCACGTGGGAACTCTCAGGATCAAAGTTATCTCCGGGGCCATAGAGGTTTACTGGCAGGAGATAAATGCCATTAAAGCCATACTGCTGCCGATAGGCTTGTAATTGCACGAGGAGGGCTTTCTTAGCAATGCCGTAGGGAGCGTTCGTTTCTTCG encodes:
- a CDS encoding pitrilysin family protein; the protein is MAVFLPQHYPLWRSLYLGILSTLLLWLIPPSPARAMTPKHYTELTFPPLAEIQVPAYERRQLSNGMVVYLLEDHEWPLVRGTLIFRAGSRWDPPAQVGLAEISGELIRTGGTQAHRAAAIDEWLEDRAAAIESGVGKSLGRINFNSLKEHSEAVLNLLAEMLQAPAVEPERFELAIRRRQGIIQRRDDQPNAQAEREFYKLIYGAESPYARTQELETLANITPADVQQFYRTYLAPSRCMLGLVGDFDASEMGDRLQAIFGPWQDPPHLPPLPPLPPVTADTSPATVVIHRPHLSQSYIYTGQLGGTLKDPDVFTLYVLNGVLNGFGGRLFNEVRSRQGLAYSVYAAWSPESDYPGVFYGVGQTQTATTAKFLSALRQEIERLQQEPVGSAELNYAKDSILNSFVFNFRDRLQILNRLLRYEYYDLPKDFIFRYQQAVKAATAADLQRVAQTHLKPDQWRTLIVGDRVPCPTADCQYRSHP
- a CDS encoding GDP-L-fucose synthase, which codes for MDLSQKRILVTGGAGFLGRHVVAQLQAAGATPERITVVRSRDYDLRQLSACQAVVQGQDIVIHLAAHVGGIGLNQAKPAELFYDNLIMGAQLIDCAYRAGVEKFVCVGTICAYPKFTPVPFKESDLWNGYPEETNAPYGIAKKALLVQLQAYRQQYGFNGIYLLPVNLYGPGDNFDPESSHVIPALIRKVHTAQQQGDARIAVWGDGTPSREFLYVEDAARGIVMATQAYSDPDPVNLGTGEEITIRELVALISDLMDFHGEIEWQTDKPNGQPRRCLDTSKAKKAFGFFARISLKEGLERTIAWYRQHAASL